In a genomic window of Diorhabda carinulata isolate Delta chromosome 8, icDioCari1.1, whole genome shotgun sequence:
- the LOC130897451 gene encoding uncharacterized oxidoreductase YjmC-like isoform X1, translating to MSSGIKLLVEAKPLFTSYCRRRAVGLFHKKMSSLKTKEKPKITPLEESRRFMIDCFKAVGCNQNHAEIISANLLEADYRGHYSHGMNRLEMYINDVKGGLTLPNAVPTIEKETVATAVVNGNNGFGAVVGQYCMDVAIEKAAKAGIGLVVCHHSNHYGIAGMYALQAIKKGYIGFSTTNTSPLMVPTRAKQAALGTNPIALGVPALNGDSFVLDMATTAVALGKIEIARRKNVQIPESWALNEEGKVESDPDVAYNATRLLPLGGEELNSGYKGYGLGMFVEIFSGILSGSTYGPNIRHWANYEKEANLGQSFLAIDPNAFAPGVEHRMSDLMNHMRNMEPADPKLPVLAHGDPERIHMEKVHRDGGLCYVENQHETNLKLAKELNVSPMVSN from the exons ATGTCATCAGGAATCAAATTATTAGTTGAAGCCAAGCCACTATTTACAAGTTATTGTAGGCGAAGGGCAGTAGGattattccataaaaaaatgtccTCATTAAAGACTAAAG aaaagcCAAAAATTACCCCATTGGAAGAATCTCGCCGATTTATGATAGATTGTTTCAAAGCAGTCGGCTGTAATCAAAATCACGCCGAAATAATATCGGCAAATTTATTAGAAGCAGATTATAGAGGACACTATAGTCATGGAATGAATAGACTGG AAATGTATATTAATGATGTTAAGGGTGGTTTAACCCTTCCAAACGCTGTACCAActattgaaaaagaaacagtAGCAACTGCTGTTGTTAATGGAAATAACGGATTTGGAGCAGTGGTGGGACAATATTGTATGGATGTAGCAATAGAGAAAGCCGCAAAGGCAGGTATTGGTCTGGTTGTCTGCCATC ATTCAAATCATTATGGGATAGCCGGGATGTATGCGTTGCAAGCTATCAAGAAAGGATACATAGGATTTAGTACTACTAATACCTCACCTCTAATGGTTCCAACCAGAGCAAAGCAG gCGGCGCTAGGAACAAATCCAATAGCTTTGGGAGTGCCAGCACTCAATGGGGATAGTTTTGTTTTGGATATGGCAACTACAGCGGTTGCTTTAGGAAAG ATAGAAATAGCACGAAGGAAGAATGTCCAAATTCCTGAAAGCTGGGCATTGAATGAAGAGGGTAAAGTAGAAAGTGATCCAGACGTAGCGTACAATGCAACTAGACTGCTCCCACTTGGAGGAGAGGAACTCAATTCCGGCTATAAAGGATATGGATTGGGCatgtttgttgaaatattttctggAATTCTATCAG GTTCAACGTATGGTCCAAACATTAGACACTGGGCGAATTACGAAAAAGAAGCTAATTTAGGACAATCATTCCTGGCAATTGATCCAAATGCGTTTGCTCCTGGTGTCGAACATAGAATGAGCGATTTAATGAATCATATGAGAAATATGGAACCT GCGGATCCTAAATTACCTGTATTAGCGCACGGCGATCCTGAGAGGATTCACATGGAGAAAGTCCATAGAGATGGAGGACTATGCTACGTTGAAAATCAGCATGAAACCAATTTAAAGTTGGCTAAAGAATTAAATGTTTCTCCAATGGTGtctaattaa
- the LOC130897451 gene encoding uncharacterized oxidoreductase YjmC-like isoform X2, whose amino-acid sequence MSSLKTKEKPKITPLEESRRFMIDCFKAVGCNQNHAEIISANLLEADYRGHYSHGMNRLEMYINDVKGGLTLPNAVPTIEKETVATAVVNGNNGFGAVVGQYCMDVAIEKAAKAGIGLVVCHHSNHYGIAGMYALQAIKKGYIGFSTTNTSPLMVPTRAKQAALGTNPIALGVPALNGDSFVLDMATTAVALGKIEIARRKNVQIPESWALNEEGKVESDPDVAYNATRLLPLGGEELNSGYKGYGLGMFVEIFSGILSGSTYGPNIRHWANYEKEANLGQSFLAIDPNAFAPGVEHRMSDLMNHMRNMEPADPKLPVLAHGDPERIHMEKVHRDGGLCYVENQHETNLKLAKELNVSPMVSN is encoded by the exons atgtccTCATTAAAGACTAAAG aaaagcCAAAAATTACCCCATTGGAAGAATCTCGCCGATTTATGATAGATTGTTTCAAAGCAGTCGGCTGTAATCAAAATCACGCCGAAATAATATCGGCAAATTTATTAGAAGCAGATTATAGAGGACACTATAGTCATGGAATGAATAGACTGG AAATGTATATTAATGATGTTAAGGGTGGTTTAACCCTTCCAAACGCTGTACCAActattgaaaaagaaacagtAGCAACTGCTGTTGTTAATGGAAATAACGGATTTGGAGCAGTGGTGGGACAATATTGTATGGATGTAGCAATAGAGAAAGCCGCAAAGGCAGGTATTGGTCTGGTTGTCTGCCATC ATTCAAATCATTATGGGATAGCCGGGATGTATGCGTTGCAAGCTATCAAGAAAGGATACATAGGATTTAGTACTACTAATACCTCACCTCTAATGGTTCCAACCAGAGCAAAGCAG gCGGCGCTAGGAACAAATCCAATAGCTTTGGGAGTGCCAGCACTCAATGGGGATAGTTTTGTTTTGGATATGGCAACTACAGCGGTTGCTTTAGGAAAG ATAGAAATAGCACGAAGGAAGAATGTCCAAATTCCTGAAAGCTGGGCATTGAATGAAGAGGGTAAAGTAGAAAGTGATCCAGACGTAGCGTACAATGCAACTAGACTGCTCCCACTTGGAGGAGAGGAACTCAATTCCGGCTATAAAGGATATGGATTGGGCatgtttgttgaaatattttctggAATTCTATCAG GTTCAACGTATGGTCCAAACATTAGACACTGGGCGAATTACGAAAAAGAAGCTAATTTAGGACAATCATTCCTGGCAATTGATCCAAATGCGTTTGCTCCTGGTGTCGAACATAGAATGAGCGATTTAATGAATCATATGAGAAATATGGAACCT GCGGATCCTAAATTACCTGTATTAGCGCACGGCGATCCTGAGAGGATTCACATGGAGAAAGTCCATAGAGATGGAGGACTATGCTACGTTGAAAATCAGCATGAAACCAATTTAAAGTTGGCTAAAGAATTAAATGTTTCTCCAATGGTGtctaattaa
- the LOC130897450 gene encoding adenylate kinase 7-like, translating into MQKRPSKELKPLKLVLYGPPASGKTTLAERICRRYGAHYISVKTMIEETLEELRESVRKETQKLQGKIEKDRDTTTDEEDEEKVSVEEDEEVETKAAIEDLQEQIKYLTHTMQKSVNKRLPDEVVVRLMKAFLGKDICQTRGYVLDGYPKTFDQARELFGQVAEMDQSEAAPKVPLGIGAGEGGEPGEDQQVGDLIGNASINIMPDYVVSLEATDEFLCERVMKLPQKMIEGTHYDEFNMLRRLAEFNEYNSQDNTVLTFFDEAEIHPIVVKIFDEETGKPLDTDCIFDCVYEIFGEPIPGFGLTAEEEAEIRKLELEQKKLLEEGERLERELLENKARKEYEEKMERWTETLEKLQIEEEKILAAQSEPLRFYLMKYIFPTLSKGLVEVAKIKPDDPIDFLAEYLFKENPEGKMFDPSYTQEGERILQQYQEEVEEIIDQSDRHNVMV; encoded by the coding sequence ATGCAAAAACGTCCAAGCAAAGAACTCAAACCCCTTAAATTAGTACTTTACGGCCCACCAGCTTCAGGCAAAACTACTTTGGCAGAAAGAATATGCCGTCGATATGGAGCCCATTATATTTCAGTCAAAACTATGATCGAAGAAACTCTAGAAGAATTAAGAGAAAGCGTCAGAAAGGAGACTCAAAAACTTCAAGGCAAAATAGAGAAAGATAGAGATACTACTACTGATGAAGAAGATGAGGAAAAAGTATCGGTAGAAGAAGACGAAGAAGTCGAAACTAAAGCTGCAATAGAAGATTTACAAgagcaaataaaatatttaactcATACTATGCAAAAAAGTGTTAATAAGAGACTACCAGATGAAGTTGTGGTGCGTCTTATGAAGGCATTTTTGGGGAAAGATATTTGTCAGACTCGTGGTTATGTCTTAGATGGATATCCGAAAACTTTTGACCAAGCAAGAGAACTATTTGGACAAGTAGCTGAAATGGATCAAAGTGAAGCTGCTCCTAAGGTACCTTTGGGCATTGGAGCTGGAGAGGGAGGTGAACCTGGCGAAGATCAACAAGTAGGTGATTTGATCGGAAATGCTAGCATCAACATAATGCCTGATTATGTGGTGAGTTTAGAGGCTACAGATGAATTTCTTTGCGAACGAGTTATGAAACTTCCTCAAAAAATGATTGAAGGGACACATTACGATGAATTCAATATGTTGAGAAGATTAGCAGAATTCAATGAGTACAATTCACAAGATAACACAGTCTTAACATTTTTCGATGAAGCCGAAATTCATCCAATCGTAGTTAAAATTTTTGACGAAGAGACCGGTAAACCATTAGACACAGATTGTATTTTTGATTGCGTTTATGAAATATTTGGGGAGCCTATCCCAGGATTTGGGTTAACTGCCGAAGAAGAAGCAGAGATAAGAAAACTAGAGCtagagcaaaaaaaattattggaagaaGGCGAAAGGCTGGAGAGAGAGCTTTTGGAGAATAAGGCTAGGAAGGAATAcgaagaaaaaatggaaagatggACTGAAACTTTGGAAAAACTTCAGATAGAAGAGGAAAAAATTTTAGCCGCACAAAGCGAACCATTgagattttatttaatgaaatatatctttCCAACACTATCTAAGGGTTTGGTTGAAGTGGCTAAAATAAAACCAGACGATCCGATAGATTTTTTGGCTGAGTATCTGTTTAAAGAAAATCCCGAAGGAAAAATGTTTGATCCGTCTTACACTCAAGAAGGTGAAAGAATTTTACAGCAATATCAAGAAGAAGTAGAAGAAATAATAGATCAATCAGATAGACACAATGTTATGGTGTGA